The following are from one region of the Diceros bicornis minor isolate mBicDic1 chromosome 37, mDicBic1.mat.cur, whole genome shotgun sequence genome:
- the TEX44 gene encoding testis-expressed protein 44, with protein sequence MTTKPSGEARVTSIPTHGDVADRSTDSPTEGSQSQVPLLASVPAPHSAVGSAEQQDVDQASTEPATSEATSASGDTDTHEATAEHDQEPKETTALLARPAPDALQISVSPQKPVWGGLVQDSRMTPSSGTLQRDSLGKEETPQTAGVPDREQELSPTTPSAEVLFPRIVEAQPSASTADAFGQLDTRAAGTAEAVEETPEAPEALDAGTEAWPSAESQAVTEGDLVARSGDRQPGPSPPSPGGSAPPSPGPHAVARGRRPPDSSLYTASEENSYLRSMTSLLGGGEGSISSLADILVWSETTMGLATGFLASGHSSVTDLLRSTGPSLRSVSSILRNASSAFSSGLAAGTEAALRSVTRTLETVERRTVEGIHSAVCYLTSHLTPHRAQAHPNSN encoded by the coding sequence ATGACCACCAAGCCCTCGGGAGAGGCCAGAGTCACCAGCATCCCCACACACGGTGACGTGGCCGACAGATCTACGGACAGCCCAACAGAAGGGTCCCAAAGCCAGGTTCCCCTCCTTGCAAGTGTCCCGGCGCCTCACAGTGCTGTTGGGTCAGCCGAACAGCAGGATGTAGATCAGGCCTCCACCGAGCCAGCCACCTCCGAGGCCACGTCAGCATctggggacacagacacacatgaaGCTACAGCAGAGCATGACCAGGAGCCCAAGGAGACCACGGCCCTGCTTGCCCGCCCGGCCCCGGATGCCCTGCAAATATCCGTGAGCCCCCAGAAGCCAGTATGGGGCGGGCTGGTGCAAGATTCGAGGATGACTCCGAGTTCCGGGACTCTCCAGCGTGACTccctggggaaggaagagacacCACAAACGGCAGGTGTCCCAGACAGGGAGCAGGAATTATCTCCAACGACCCCAAGTGCTGAGGTGCTGTTCCCCCGAATCGTGGAGGCTCAGCCCTCTGCGAGCACTGCAGACGCCTTTGGCCAGCTTGACACTCGGGCCGCTGGCACCGCTGAAGCTGTGGAGGAGACACCTGAGGCTCCGGAGGCCTTGGACGCTGGCACTGAAGCTTGGCCATCAGCCGAGTCCCAGGCAGTGACTGAGGGGGACTTGGTGGCCCGCTCAGGAGACCGGCAGCCTGGGccgtcccctccctccccaggaggCAGTGCCCCGCCCTCGCCTGGCCCCCACGCGGTGGCCCGGGGGAGGAGGCCCCCGGACTCCAGCCTGTACACGGCCAGCGAGGAGAACAGCTACCTGCGCTCCATGACCAGCTTGCTGGGCGGGGGCGAGGGGTCCATCAGCTCCCTGGCAGACATCCTGGTGTGGTCTGAGACCACCATGGGCCTGGCCACAGGCTTCCTGGCCTCCGGCCACAGCTCCGTGACAGACCTGCTGCGTAGCACGGGGCCCAGCCTGCGCTCCGTCTCCAGCATCCTGAGGAATGCCAGCTCGGCCTTCTCCTCCGGACTGGCGGCGGGGACAGAGGCGGCCCTGCGCTCCGTTACCCGCACGCTGGAGACGGTGGAGCGGAGGACCGTAGAGGGCATCCACTCGGCCGTGTGCTACCTGACCAGCCACCTCACCCCACACCGGGCCCAGGCCCACCCTAACAGCAACTAG